A genomic window from Thermococcus nautili includes:
- a CDS encoding dolichyl-phosphate-mannose--protein mannosyltransferase — protein MDWKRAAFALIVALTMVGTVWFAYHFASQPGLNDYIGDEVWYVPASRNVLHLLGVNVTYEFNGTYGVNVIFANESDKFKYLSTADAIAAFSGVRLRIEYYNFPGVYYEIPKGEYRDFLEKLSTQLPDGSYYIVPGFRYPDKENIQNYLNTEHPFLGKDFIMLGMVLLGDRPISWRLPGIIEFALIELLVVLAAYRISKSYLASLIALAFVVADPTLQATSVAAMLDIHVAFFVALFVFALAYEMELGSSISLGLAGATKLSGAFGWPVLLWRALRREKSFVRFFSIVVVIPGIVFLLPELPIIKAIGFIPWLREFLGSFRWHLSYKGPNPNTSPFWQWFVNYRAFPFHFNPNVFASTDPVLLLGMVVLIFAMPWLHRRKPGILAPFMVFWSTIGLFALQYALGGKTQFSFYATVLVPPASVVMGVALNELLRWEAFRSSLDFYWEKLKEFKDWAFQKLGSEKSISSESPQD, from the coding sequence ATGGACTGGAAGAGGGCCGCTTTTGCGCTCATCGTTGCCCTAACGATGGTCGGTACCGTGTGGTTCGCCTATCACTTCGCTTCTCAGCCAGGCCTCAACGACTACATCGGCGACGAGGTCTGGTACGTGCCCGCGAGCAGAAACGTCCTTCACCTTCTCGGAGTCAACGTTACCTACGAGTTCAACGGCACCTACGGTGTCAACGTCATCTTCGCAAACGAGAGCGACAAGTTCAAGTACCTGAGCACGGCCGATGCTATCGCGGCCTTCAGTGGTGTGAGGCTTAGAATCGAGTACTACAACTTTCCCGGTGTCTACTACGAGATTCCCAAGGGGGAGTATCGAGATTTCCTTGAAAAGCTCTCGACCCAACTGCCCGATGGGAGCTACTACATCGTTCCAGGCTTCAGGTATCCTGACAAAGAGAACATACAGAACTATCTCAACACGGAGCACCCCTTCCTCGGAAAGGACTTCATAATGCTGGGCATGGTTCTGCTCGGGGACAGGCCAATCAGCTGGCGCCTCCCGGGTATAATCGAGTTCGCCCTCATAGAGCTCCTCGTCGTTCTCGCCGCTTACAGGATAAGCAAAAGCTACCTCGCGTCGCTCATAGCGCTCGCCTTCGTGGTTGCAGACCCGACGCTTCAGGCAACCTCTGTCGCGGCAATGCTCGACATCCATGTGGCGTTTTTCGTCGCGCTGTTCGTCTTCGCCCTGGCCTACGAAATGGAGCTCGGCTCTTCAATATCCCTGGGCCTCGCCGGGGCAACGAAGCTCAGCGGTGCCTTCGGCTGGCCGGTCCTCCTGTGGAGGGCGCTCAGGAGGGAAAAGTCCTTCGTAAGGTTCTTCTCAATCGTCGTGGTAATTCCTGGCATCGTTTTCCTGCTCCCGGAGCTCCCCATAATAAAGGCGATAGGCTTCATTCCCTGGCTCAGGGAGTTCCTTGGAAGCTTTAGATGGCACCTCAGCTACAAGGGCCCGAACCCGAACACCTCGCCCTTCTGGCAGTGGTTCGTCAACTACAGGGCCTTTCCCTTCCACTTCAACCCCAACGTCTTCGCGAGCACCGACCCGGTTCTTCTGCTCGGCATGGTAGTTCTAATCTTCGCGATGCCCTGGCTTCACAGGAGAAAGCCGGGAATCCTTGCGCCCTTCATGGTCTTCTGGAGCACCATCGGCCTCTTCGCCCTCCAGTACGCCCTCGGCGGGAAGACGCAGTTCAGCTTCTACGCAACGGTTCTCGTTCCGCCCGCTTCGGTCGTCATGGGCGTCGCGCTGAACGAGCTCCTCAGGTGGGAGGCCTTCAGAAGCTCCCTGGACTTCTACTGGGAGAAGCTGAAGGAGTTCAAGGACTGGGCCTTCCAAAAGCTTGGCTCCGAGAAATCTATCTCCTCAGAAAGTCCTCAAGACTGA
- the glmS gene encoding glutamine--fructose-6-phosphate transaminase (isomerizing), producing MCGIIGYIGDRKACEVIVKGLKRLEYRGYDSVGVVTEENGKLYIKKGVGSVDEVTERLKLLDMPGKRGVGHTRWATHGVPNDINAHPQKDCTGKIALVHNGIIENFAELKKELVEKGHTFESDTDTEVIAHLIEEELKSSENFEEALRKALLKLKGSFALGIVYTEEPDRLYFVRNESPLVLGIGEGENFAASDVPAFLEYTNRVVFLDDMEYAVVTKESWVVKRLETGEEVEKEVKTIDWTLEMAEKAGFEHFMLKEIFEQPRVLRDAIHGNAKVIGDVAREIADYEKIFIVAMGTSYHAGLVGKYLLQRLAKKVPIVEDASEFRYEFEDLIDENSLVIAITQSGETADTLAAMKLAKRKGAKVLAIVNVVGSMATRIADLTLYTHAGPEIGVAATKTYTTQLAVLTMLAIELARTLGTADEEYLKELEENLRRVPDLIEDILNLNEPLRELAEGLKDRENFFYIGRGIGVPTALEGALKLKEISYIHAEGLSAGELKHGPLALIEDGVPVVAIAPKGRTFDKMLGNIEEAKARGAHIIALGSSERLREVSDAFIEMPDLDEILTPIPYIVPLQLLAYHLAVLRGNDPDKPRNLAKSVTVE from the coding sequence ATGTGTGGAATCATAGGCTACATCGGTGACAGAAAAGCCTGTGAAGTAATCGTCAAGGGCCTCAAAAGGCTCGAATACCGCGGTTACGATTCTGTTGGCGTTGTAACTGAGGAAAACGGGAAGCTGTACATCAAGAAGGGAGTTGGAAGCGTTGACGAGGTCACGGAGAGGTTAAAGCTCCTCGATATGCCCGGAAAGCGCGGTGTCGGGCACACCCGCTGGGCGACGCACGGCGTTCCGAACGATATTAACGCTCACCCCCAGAAAGACTGCACGGGAAAGATAGCGCTCGTTCACAACGGCATAATCGAGAACTTCGCGGAGCTGAAGAAGGAGCTGGTTGAGAAGGGTCACACCTTTGAGAGCGACACGGACACGGAGGTTATAGCCCATTTGATAGAGGAGGAGCTGAAATCGAGCGAGAACTTTGAGGAAGCCCTCCGGAAAGCTCTCCTTAAGCTTAAGGGTTCCTTTGCCCTCGGAATCGTCTACACGGAGGAACCGGACAGACTCTACTTCGTCAGGAACGAGAGCCCTCTCGTGCTCGGAATCGGCGAGGGCGAGAACTTCGCGGCGAGCGACGTCCCGGCTTTTCTCGAATACACAAACAGGGTCGTCTTCCTCGACGACATGGAGTATGCGGTCGTTACGAAGGAATCGTGGGTCGTGAAGAGGCTCGAAACCGGCGAGGAAGTCGAGAAGGAGGTCAAGACGATAGACTGGACGCTTGAGATGGCCGAGAAAGCCGGCTTCGAGCACTTCATGCTCAAGGAGATATTTGAACAGCCGAGGGTTCTGAGGGATGCCATTCACGGGAACGCGAAGGTAATCGGAGATGTCGCAAGGGAGATAGCGGATTACGAGAAAATCTTCATCGTAGCGATGGGAACCTCCTATCACGCCGGCCTCGTCGGCAAATACCTCCTCCAGAGGCTGGCGAAGAAGGTTCCAATCGTCGAAGACGCCAGCGAGTTCCGCTACGAGTTCGAGGATTTAATTGACGAGAACTCCCTCGTCATAGCGATAACCCAGAGCGGTGAGACAGCGGACACGCTTGCCGCTATGAAGCTCGCGAAGAGGAAGGGGGCGAAGGTTTTAGCCATAGTCAACGTGGTCGGCAGCATGGCGACGAGGATAGCCGATTTAACGCTCTACACCCACGCAGGGCCGGAAATAGGCGTCGCGGCGACGAAGACCTACACGACACAGCTCGCGGTTCTCACGATGCTCGCCATCGAACTGGCCAGAACCCTCGGAACGGCCGATGAGGAATATCTCAAAGAACTTGAGGAAAACCTGAGGAGAGTCCCAGACCTCATCGAGGATATCTTGAACCTGAACGAACCGCTCAGGGAGCTCGCAGAGGGTCTGAAGGACAGGGAGAACTTCTTCTACATAGGCAGGGGAATAGGCGTTCCGACAGCCCTTGAAGGTGCCCTAAAGCTCAAGGAGATAAGCTACATCCACGCCGAGGGATTGAGTGCCGGCGAGCTCAAGCACGGGCCGTTGGCGTTGATTGAGGACGGAGTCCCGGTCGTGGCGATAGCGCCGAAAGGGAGGACCTTCGACAAGATGCTGGGCAACATAGAGGAAGCAAAGGCGAGGGGGGCGCACATAATAGCCCTTGGCTCCTCCGAAAGGTTGCGCGAGGTCTCGGATGCGTTCATTGAAATGCCAGACCTTGATGAAATCCTGACTCCGATTCCCTACATCGTCCCGCTCCAGCTTCTGGCTTATCACCTTGCCGTGCTGAGGGGCAACGACCCCGACAAGCCGAGGAACCTTGCCAAATCCGTTACGGTTGAATGA
- a CDS encoding peptide transporter gives MKTDVKEKRKRKGAKAELSKFYVLFREYGLPIIVLLFAYVGYKIRAVTSSYKTFLDPDTFFHFEMYKLAIHEWIPKYYAYAEPPMGIKASGYLALYTMQALFYKITHALFGWSELQAFKVWPPFVGAMIVIAVFLVGRKLHSNWAGFWGAGLMMGFYGAITKTYSGNNRGEGPFMMFFLFAFYFLLVYLDEKDWNWKKIAGAAAFLILSPIYMGVWTGSPLGVMIFLATGAIVPVVFFAFGKIKELRRFVFEYYPILGVSIVLGLIGAHVGFVGIKNFLIFSLEVLFAMVALAVVMLYGERVGLNYSDLAHRLGTVIGVSIAGFLAIYAYFGKDLFNFLKAATRSTPLYQTVAELQGLSWSQVIKTFSLKPVYRNGIVVKGDSIIFLLSIAGLVVLLWRFYRHVKEGSYELYKDFMPIFYYFGVLYLFQQAVRFSFQASGAVILLAGIALGEAFIFVENMKDTTTTKALYALFLVLILFPMPYISADYSYTNQKVMMNSYRTINPEMPGSVPEAWTDALLWLRNNSDPYATVLSWWDYGYWEESSLLSHRRAVSDGGHGYDRRYIIAKFFSHYDAKGEVDLEAWEDKYVITFLDPFDGQSDFGKFGAIAYLGGAITHGESFGMFGYVPAQNILIQNNTVYVNLGNNQYIKPKMTIDLVNGHFYKANGSASPYVLYVVPYKTSNNQVYPVGILAYEKIAFSNYVRLALHLPYSINEWDAQKLFANFKLVYTGYNGYLKRQGIYDPSVRVYEFTPFAIYRMDFLQNGTWKPFYSTMAGGKLPLGNQTLRLWISAFGRDVKNGTIIFEAYNGTKLIERKVVAENVYVNRLNETPVEVHLYVPNATKYRFLLIQDGPVGVTNGPVYVDGKLANPSWVIAPGQSGTIKLTEAFDRNYTNVEFTLRGVVYYYIAPNGPDIYKPDFYLEPHMDIVGYIPVKTIPSVKKGDNVITGKASVPADFIDSYINELKKKYGDKVVIVSKRIEPIFIAKKTYVLWEGS, from the coding sequence ATGAAGACAGACGTTAAAGAAAAAAGGAAACGTAAGGGAGCCAAAGCCGAGCTCTCCAAGTTTTACGTCCTTTTCAGGGAGTACGGGTTGCCGATTATAGTGCTCCTCTTCGCGTACGTTGGCTACAAGATAAGGGCAGTCACGTCGAGCTACAAGACGTTCCTTGACCCGGACACCTTCTTCCACTTCGAGATGTACAAACTGGCAATCCACGAGTGGATTCCCAAGTATTACGCCTACGCCGAGCCCCCGATGGGCATAAAGGCCAGCGGTTACCTGGCGCTCTACACGATGCAGGCGCTCTTCTACAAGATAACCCACGCCCTCTTTGGCTGGAGCGAGCTCCAGGCCTTCAAGGTCTGGCCACCGTTCGTCGGCGCGATGATAGTCATAGCCGTCTTCCTCGTCGGCAGGAAGCTCCACTCAAACTGGGCCGGCTTCTGGGGAGCAGGCTTAATGATGGGCTTCTACGGGGCGATAACAAAGACCTACTCCGGAAACAACCGTGGTGAAGGACCCTTCATGATGTTCTTCCTCTTCGCGTTCTACTTCCTGCTCGTTTACCTCGACGAAAAGGACTGGAACTGGAAGAAAATAGCCGGTGCGGCCGCATTCCTCATACTCAGCCCGATTTACATGGGAGTCTGGACCGGCAGTCCGCTCGGCGTCATGATTTTCCTCGCAACCGGTGCAATAGTCCCGGTCGTGTTCTTCGCATTCGGAAAGATAAAAGAGCTCAGGCGCTTCGTCTTCGAGTACTACCCGATACTTGGCGTCTCGATAGTCCTCGGACTCATCGGGGCCCACGTTGGGTTCGTTGGAATAAAGAACTTCCTAATCTTCTCCCTTGAGGTTCTCTTCGCGATGGTGGCCCTTGCCGTGGTCATGCTCTACGGCGAGAGGGTTGGCCTCAACTACTCTGACCTGGCGCACAGGCTCGGAACCGTTATCGGCGTCTCGATAGCGGGATTCCTTGCGATATACGCCTACTTCGGAAAGGACCTCTTCAACTTCCTCAAAGCGGCGACGCGCTCAACCCCGCTCTACCAAACTGTTGCTGAGCTCCAGGGTCTCAGCTGGAGCCAGGTCATCAAGACCTTCAGCCTCAAACCCGTTTACAGGAACGGTATCGTCGTCAAGGGCGACAGTATAATATTCCTCCTCTCAATAGCCGGCCTCGTCGTCCTCCTCTGGAGGTTCTACAGACACGTTAAGGAAGGGAGCTACGAGCTCTACAAGGACTTCATGCCGATATTCTACTACTTTGGCGTCCTCTACCTCTTCCAGCAGGCCGTCAGGTTCTCTTTCCAGGCCTCTGGCGCGGTCATACTCCTCGCGGGCATAGCCCTCGGTGAGGCCTTCATCTTCGTGGAGAACATGAAGGACACGACCACAACGAAGGCCCTCTACGCGCTCTTCCTGGTGCTGATTCTCTTCCCAATGCCATACATAAGCGCCGACTATTCCTACACCAATCAGAAAGTTATGATGAACAGCTACCGCACCATAAATCCCGAAATGCCCGGTAGCGTTCCCGAGGCGTGGACCGACGCCCTTCTCTGGCTCAGAAACAACAGTGACCCCTACGCGACCGTCCTCAGCTGGTGGGACTACGGCTACTGGGAGGAGTCGAGCCTGCTCAGCCACAGGAGGGCCGTCAGCGACGGTGGTCACGGCTACGACAGGAGGTACATAATAGCGAAGTTCTTCTCGCACTACGACGCGAAGGGCGAGGTCGACCTTGAGGCCTGGGAGGACAAGTACGTCATAACCTTCCTCGACCCCTTCGACGGTCAGAGCGACTTCGGCAAGTTCGGCGCCATTGCCTACCTTGGAGGTGCGATAACTCACGGCGAGAGCTTTGGAATGTTCGGCTACGTCCCAGCCCAGAACATCCTCATCCAGAACAACACCGTCTACGTCAACCTCGGCAACAACCAGTACATAAAGCCCAAGATGACCATTGACCTCGTCAACGGGCACTTCTACAAGGCCAACGGAAGCGCCTCGCCCTACGTGCTTTACGTCGTTCCTTACAAGACCTCCAACAACCAGGTTTACCCCGTTGGAATCCTCGCCTACGAGAAGATAGCCTTCAGCAACTACGTGAGGCTCGCCCTTCACCTCCCGTACTCGATTAACGAGTGGGACGCCCAGAAGCTCTTCGCCAACTTCAAGCTCGTCTACACCGGCTACAACGGCTACCTCAAGAGGCAGGGAATCTACGACCCGAGCGTCAGGGTCTACGAGTTCACCCCCTTCGCGATATACCGGATGGACTTCCTCCAGAACGGAACATGGAAGCCGTTCTACAGCACCATGGCAGGCGGAAAGCTCCCGCTTGGAAACCAGACGCTCAGGCTCTGGATTTCGGCCTTTGGAAGGGACGTCAAGAACGGCACCATAATCTTCGAGGCCTACAACGGAACCAAGCTCATCGAGAGGAAAGTGGTTGCGGAGAACGTCTACGTCAACCGCCTCAACGAGACGCCGGTTGAGGTTCACCTCTACGTGCCCAACGCCACCAAGTACCGCTTCCTCCTCATCCAGGACGGCCCCGTCGGCGTTACGAACGGCCCGGTCTACGTTGACGGAAAGCTCGCGAATCCAAGCTGGGTCATCGCCCCAGGCCAGAGCGGAACGATTAAGCTCACCGAGGCCTTCGACAGGAACTACACCAACGTTGAGTTCACCCTCAGGGGCGTCGTCTACTACTACATAGCCCCCAACGGGCCGGACATCTACAAGCCGGACTTCTACCTCGAACCGCACATGGACATCGTGGGCTACATCCCGGTGAAGACCATCCCGAGCGTCAAGAAAGGCGACAACGTAATCACCGGAAAGGCCAGCGTTCCCGCGGACTTCATTGATAGCTACATAAACGAGCTCAAGAAGAAGTACGGCGACAAGGTCGTCATCGTCAGCAAGAGGATTGAGCCGATATTCATCGCCAAGAAGACCTACGTCCTCTGGGAGGGGAGCTGA
- a CDS encoding adenylate kinase: MNILIFGPPGSGKSTHSHRIVERYGLTYISSGDLIRREIERGTPIGKEMEAYLSRGELIPDTIVNTLIISKLRRQRENFILDGYPRTPEQVLALESYLYDHGIRLDLALEIFIDLETSVERISGRRICPNCGAVYHVKYNPPKKPGICDVCGSELIQRRDDRREVVERRYRIYTKNMEPIIKFYRNKGIYVRVDGDGSVEEVWKRIQPLLDYIRARETYLKLP, encoded by the coding sequence GTGAACATTCTGATTTTCGGCCCTCCTGGAAGCGGAAAGAGCACGCACTCCCACAGGATAGTGGAGCGCTACGGGCTGACGTATATTTCTTCGGGCGACCTGATAAGGCGCGAAATAGAGCGCGGAACGCCGATTGGAAAGGAGATGGAAGCCTACCTGAGCAGGGGTGAGTTGATTCCGGACACGATTGTGAACACCCTCATAATCTCCAAGCTGAGGCGTCAGAGGGAGAACTTCATCCTCGACGGCTATCCGAGGACGCCCGAGCAGGTCTTAGCCTTGGAGAGCTACCTATACGACCACGGGATAAGGCTTGACCTGGCCCTTGAGATTTTCATAGACCTCGAAACCAGCGTCGAGAGGATAAGCGGGAGGAGAATCTGCCCGAACTGTGGCGCGGTTTACCACGTTAAATACAACCCACCCAAAAAGCCCGGAATCTGCGACGTCTGCGGCTCGGAGCTGATTCAGAGGCGGGATGACAGGCGTGAGGTTGTCGAGCGGAGGTACAGAATCTACACGAAGAACATGGAGCCGATAATAAAGTTCTACCGCAACAAGGGGATATACGTGAGGGTTGACGGTGACGGAAGCGTTGAGGAGGTCTGGAAGAGGATTCAGCCGTTGCTCGACTACATCAGGGCGAGGGAGACTTACCTAAAGCTTCCATGA
- a CDS encoding single- stranded DNA-binding family protein — MKLSTGYVRASGYAHKVRRVLFALARKKVEPKEIIRASAELNQRIFEEFQRLNVSKEDVVRITVEFRIKDGSIVWDYDSLRIEVYRKGEEERLAKAMEEVEERERELEEKIKAIEEVALNLKKLSDELIERIEELKQEHTSLKLREEV, encoded by the coding sequence GTGAAGCTGAGCACCGGTTACGTCCGCGCGAGCGGTTACGCCCACAAGGTAAGGCGCGTTCTGTTCGCTCTCGCCAGAAAGAAGGTCGAGCCCAAGGAGATTATCCGTGCCTCGGCCGAACTCAACCAGAGGATTTTCGAGGAGTTCCAGAGGCTCAACGTCTCGAAGGAGGACGTTGTGAGGATTACCGTCGAGTTCCGAATCAAGGACGGCTCGATAGTCTGGGACTACGACTCGCTCAGGATTGAGGTCTACAGGAAAGGCGAGGAAGAGAGACTCGCGAAGGCGATGGAGGAAGTGGAGGAGCGCGAGAGAGAACTGGAGGAGAAGATTAAGGCCATCGAAGAGGTCGCCCTCAACCTCAAGAAGCTCAGCGACGAGCTAATCGAGAGGATTGAGGAGCTCAAGCAGGAGCACACCTCACTCAAGCTCAGGGAAGAGGTATAG
- the trmY gene encoding tRNA (pseudouridine(54)-N(1))-methyltransferase TrmY encodes MRTFIIKANKARTSPDFKLSDLPGTSGRIDVLCRFLNSAFLLSHGFRKNVRVWLLLYGPPNPPKAIRFEGPQLKVRLNPDERSTAKLIMKALKAGEGLKEPGKEVEVYPGLYVSNRTFEDVIRLTLKNSRLYYLHEEGKPIERVSFGGNVAFVLGDHEGLSREDEAFLEGIAEKVSVGKKSYLASHVVAYVNIFLDSIPLP; translated from the coding sequence TTGAGAACCTTCATAATCAAGGCCAACAAGGCCAGAACGAGCCCCGACTTCAAGCTGAGCGATTTACCCGGCACAAGCGGGAGGATAGACGTCCTCTGCCGGTTTCTAAACTCCGCTTTTCTGCTCTCGCACGGCTTCCGGAAAAATGTCCGCGTCTGGCTCCTCCTCTACGGTCCGCCGAACCCGCCGAAGGCCATACGCTTCGAGGGGCCCCAGCTTAAGGTCCGCCTCAATCCCGACGAGAGGAGCACGGCGAAGCTGATAATGAAAGCCCTCAAGGCCGGTGAGGGACTGAAGGAGCCCGGGAAGGAGGTTGAGGTTTACCCCGGCCTCTACGTGAGTAACAGAACCTTTGAAGACGTTATCCGGCTGACGCTCAAGAACTCAAGGCTCTACTACCTTCACGAGGAGGGAAAGCCGATAGAGAGGGTTTCCTTCGGGGGGAACGTCGCCTTTGTCCTCGGCGACCACGAGGGGCTGAGCCGGGAGGACGAGGCATTCTTGGAGGGAATAGCGGAAAAGGTGAGCGTCGGGAAAAAGAGCTACCTTGCTTCGCACGTCGTTGCCTACGTCAACATCTTCCTCGACTCTATACCTCTTCCCTGA
- a CDS encoding class I SAM-dependent methyltransferase: MEYFDKIAHRYDDWYRTRTGQYVDRTEKWLVFSMLKTRSGKALDLGCGTGNYTLELKRRGFDVIGLDASEGMLRIARSKGLNCIKGNAYSLPFPDESFDLVLSVTMFEFIHEPERVLREIHRVLKPGGEVLIGTMNGRSLWFLFKRLKSIFVETAYRYARFYTPKELENLLGNAGFENVESAGVIFFPSFWPFLGLAEKVDKKCYKKCKSFGAFIAVRGEKAQLPSQRT, encoded by the coding sequence ATGGAGTACTTTGATAAGATAGCCCACCGCTACGACGACTGGTACAGGACGAGGACTGGTCAATACGTTGACAGAACCGAGAAGTGGCTCGTCTTCTCGATGCTCAAAACCAGGTCTGGCAAAGCCCTTGACCTCGGCTGCGGAACGGGCAACTACACGCTCGAGCTCAAAAGGCGGGGCTTCGACGTAATCGGCCTCGACGCGAGCGAGGGGATGCTCAGAATAGCGCGCTCGAAGGGCCTTAACTGCATCAAGGGCAACGCCTACTCGCTTCCCTTTCCCGATGAGAGCTTTGACCTCGTTCTCAGCGTCACGATGTTCGAGTTCATTCACGAGCCGGAGAGGGTTTTAAGGGAAATCCACCGCGTCCTGAAGCCGGGAGGGGAAGTCCTAATCGGAACGATGAACGGGCGGAGTCTCTGGTTCCTGTTCAAGAGGTTGAAGAGCATTTTCGTTGAAACCGCCTACCGTTACGCGCGCTTCTACACGCCAAAGGAACTTGAGAACCTCCTAGGAAACGCCGGCTTCGAGAACGTCGAGAGCGCCGGGGTGATATTCTTCCCCTCGTTCTGGCCGTTCCTTGGCCTCGCGGAGAAAGTGGATAAAAAGTGTTACAAAAAATGCAAAAGCTTTGGAGCCTTCATAGCTGTTAGAGGGGAGAAAGCTCAGCTCCCCTCCCAGAGGACGTAG
- a CDS encoding methyltransferase domain-containing protein has translation MLAEITEEKVREAMELIKRGFDEKKLRARLGKNWELIAEIARARIKAKDKFSRDDLWMDLEGLRYATHEVVAKYRAERLKEFGVRSIADVSCGIGIQLIFYAMKVEKAYGIDIDPLKIEFARRNAERYGVTNIEFINADSLAPETVEKIDAEVIFSDPARPPEMPERRLEDLLPSPLEIYNAYKAKTDAFIFDLPPQMRRERVPWKGEFEYVDLHGHLNRLTFYTEPLAKAERSAVILPAGVRLESDPNLEKVVEWTEKPGQYLYEIPQAVDYADLLNELFHRLDGNAKMLLREKRRVLATGDEPIKSPYLKRTYSVVAVLPFHPVRINDLLRREGFGRATLKMSVPQEEYWRIRRKIEAGLKGDRRAFVFKVGEKAVIAEAL, from the coding sequence ATGTTGGCGGAAATCACCGAGGAAAAAGTCAGGGAGGCAATGGAGCTCATAAAGCGCGGTTTCGACGAGAAGAAGCTCCGCGCGAGGCTCGGCAAGAATTGGGAGCTGATAGCGGAGATAGCGAGGGCGAGGATTAAGGCTAAAGACAAGTTCTCGCGCGACGACCTGTGGATGGACCTTGAAGGCCTCCGCTACGCCACCCACGAGGTGGTTGCTAAATATCGCGCCGAGCGCCTGAAAGAGTTCGGAGTCCGGAGCATCGCCGACGTCTCCTGCGGAATCGGAATCCAGCTCATCTTCTACGCGATGAAGGTCGAGAAAGCTTATGGAATAGACATAGACCCGCTCAAGATAGAGTTCGCGAGGAGGAATGCCGAGCGCTATGGAGTTACCAACATCGAGTTCATAAACGCCGACTCTCTGGCCCCGGAGACCGTGGAGAAAATAGACGCAGAGGTAATATTCTCGGACCCGGCCCGGCCCCCGGAAATGCCCGAGAGGAGGCTTGAGGATTTGCTCCCAAGCCCGCTGGAAATCTACAACGCCTACAAAGCCAAAACAGACGCGTTCATATTCGATTTGCCCCCCCAGATGAGGCGCGAGAGGGTTCCATGGAAGGGCGAGTTCGAGTACGTTGATTTGCACGGCCACCTCAACAGGCTGACCTTCTACACCGAACCTCTCGCGAAAGCCGAGAGGAGCGCCGTAATCCTTCCGGCGGGAGTCAGACTTGAGAGCGACCCGAACCTTGAGAAGGTCGTCGAGTGGACTGAAAAGCCCGGCCAGTACCTCTACGAGATTCCGCAGGCCGTTGATTATGCCGATTTGCTCAATGAGCTCTTCCACAGGCTCGATGGCAACGCAAAGATGCTCCTTCGCGAGAAGAGGCGCGTTTTAGCTACGGGCGACGAGCCGATTAAGAGTCCCTACCTCAAGAGGACGTATTCAGTCGTCGCGGTTCTGCCGTTCCATCCGGTCAGGATTAACGACCTCCTGAGGAGAGAGGGCTTTGGAAGGGCGACGCTGAAGATGAGCGTCCCGCAGGAGGAGTACTGGCGGATAAGGCGGAAGATAGAGGCCGGCCTGAAGGGTGATAGGCGGGCCTTCGTCTTCAAGGTCGGGGAGAAAGCAGTCATAGCCGAGGCGCTATAG
- a CDS encoding PCNA-inhibitor, whose protein sequence is MNRKLDEFIGDVKPRIKSDEKPRRKKKRLKSTNLDSFLPEEYVNYFKGLRIGSKKIRNARIEEL, encoded by the coding sequence ATGAACAGGAAGCTTGACGAGTTCATCGGGGACGTGAAGCCCAGGATAAAATCCGATGAGAAGCCCAGAAGGAAGAAAAAACGACTGAAGTCAACGAACCTCGACTCTTTTCTCCCTGAGGAATACGTTAACTATTTCAAAGGGCTGAGAATAGGCTCGAAGAAGATTAGGAACGCGAGGATAGAGGAGCTATAG
- a CDS encoding ubiquitin-like small modifier protein 1: protein MRVRFYATFRELIGKKEIEVRGVRTVRELIDYLAEHYSPEIKKELLESPRVGPNKPIDGMILVNGHNVLHLNGLDTELKDDDEVHIFPPAGGG, encoded by the coding sequence ATGAGGGTGAGGTTCTACGCTACGTTTCGCGAGCTCATTGGAAAGAAGGAGATTGAGGTTCGTGGGGTCAGAACTGTTAGAGAGCTCATAGATTACCTTGCCGAACACTACAGCCCCGAGATTAAAAAGGAGCTCCTTGAGAGTCCGCGCGTTGGGCCGAACAAGCCGATAGACGGCATGATTCTCGTGAACGGTCACAACGTTCTCCACCTGAACGGCCTCGACACCGAACTCAAGGACGATGATGAGGTGCACATCTTCCCGCCGGCGGGTGGTGGCTGA
- a CDS encoding MTH1187 family thiamine-binding protein, which yields MAVAELCIFHLGTGSPSVGEYLKPVIKVIEESGLKYQLCPMGTVVEGSIDEILELVKKCHEAILKAGAKRVVISLRIDDRTDKELTIEGKVKL from the coding sequence ATGGCCGTCGCGGAGCTCTGCATCTTTCACCTCGGAACTGGAAGCCCGAGCGTCGGCGAGTACCTTAAACCCGTTATCAAAGTAATCGAGGAGAGCGGGCTCAAATACCAGCTCTGCCCGATGGGAACCGTCGTTGAGGGCTCAATAGACGAAATCCTTGAGCTGGTGAAGAAGTGCCACGAGGCGATTTTGAAGGCTGGAGCGAAGCGCGTGGTTATAAGCCTGAGGATAGACGACAGAACCGACAAGGAACTCACCATCGAGGGCAAGGTGAAGCTTTGA